A single genomic interval of Trueperaceae bacterium harbors:
- a CDS encoding amidohydrolase family protein, whose product MPDPSDAPRTALFHGTFLGLADAPTTAREGWLRVEGGRVAAFHDAAPADADAATSLPGTAMPGLIDAHVHLAMDGDADPAGRLRGETQNATVLGAVERMGAQLDAGVTTVRDLGGPYGLAQDLAAAVDAGRLEGPRVVGCGRNVVMTGGHGHFLGVEADGPDGVRRAVRGELKAGAAVIKLMATGGVLTQGVRAGAEQFTEAELRAGIEEAHKADRRTATHAQGLAGIKNALRAGIDTIEHGAFDHWDDEAFTLLTDAAQPRWLVPTLAAPDGILKGEGRVPAWAIAKTKPIGERHRANVTEAYRAGVTLAAGTDAGTPLNPHGGLPRELGLMHEVGVALEDVFAAVTTHAAAALDRAGAIGTLAPGAHADLVALDGDPLRDVHAYARPQAVVHGGRRVR is encoded by the coding sequence ATGCCCGACCCGTCCGACGCCCCCCGCACGGCCCTGTTCCACGGCACCTTCCTCGGCCTCGCCGACGCCCCCACCACCGCCCGCGAGGGGTGGCTCCGCGTCGAGGGGGGCCGCGTCGCCGCCTTCCACGACGCCGCCCCCGCCGACGCCGACGCCGCGACGTCGCTGCCCGGCACCGCGATGCCGGGCCTGATCGATGCGCACGTCCACCTCGCCATGGACGGCGACGCCGACCCCGCCGGGCGCCTGCGCGGCGAAACGCAGAACGCGACGGTGCTCGGCGCGGTGGAGCGCATGGGCGCCCAACTCGACGCCGGCGTCACCACCGTCCGCGACCTGGGCGGCCCCTACGGCCTCGCGCAGGACCTCGCCGCCGCCGTCGACGCCGGCCGCCTCGAGGGCCCCCGCGTCGTCGGGTGCGGCCGGAACGTCGTCATGACCGGCGGGCACGGGCACTTCCTCGGCGTCGAAGCGGACGGGCCGGACGGGGTGCGCCGCGCGGTGCGCGGGGAACTCAAGGCCGGCGCCGCGGTGATCAAACTCATGGCGACCGGCGGGGTGCTGACGCAGGGCGTCCGCGCCGGCGCGGAGCAGTTCACCGAAGCGGAGTTGCGCGCCGGCATCGAGGAGGCGCACAAGGCCGACCGCCGCACCGCCACCCACGCGCAGGGGCTCGCGGGCATCAAGAACGCCTTGCGGGCGGGCATCGACACCATCGAGCACGGCGCCTTCGACCACTGGGACGACGAGGCGTTCACGCTGCTCACCGACGCCGCGCAGCCCCGCTGGTTGGTCCCGACCCTCGCCGCCCCCGACGGCATCCTGAAGGGGGAGGGCCGCGTCCCGGCGTGGGCGATCGCCAAGACGAAACCGATCGGCGAACGCCACCGCGCCAACGTCACGGAGGCCTACCGCGCCGGCGTGACGCTCGCGGCCGGCACCGACGCCGGCACCCCCCTCAACCCGCACGGCGGCCTGCCGCGCGAGCTGGGGCTCATGCACGAGGTCGGTGTCGCCCTCGAGGACGTCTTCGCCGCCGTCACGACGCACGCCGCCGCGGCGTTGGACCGCGCCGGCGCGATCGGGACGCTCGCGCCCGGCGCGCACGCCGACCTGGTGGCGCTCGACGGCGACCCGCTGCGCGACGTGCACGCCTACGCCCGCCCGCAGGCGGTCGTGCACGGCGGACGCCGCGTCCGCTGA